The genomic interval AGTTAAAATAATAAAATAATATAAAAATAAAATAATATAGAAAAGCAAGGAAATGTTTCCTTGTTTTTTGTTTTAAGTTGTTGATATTTTTAAGATAATAAAAAGATAATATAAAATTTTAAACAATTTAAACAGCAATCCTTAAGAAGAAACCCCTGTTGGGAAAAATCCCCCCTACCCCCCTTTGACGAAAGGGGGCAAAAATCCCCTGGCCGGCCTCGCAAGCGAGGGCGTTGCGGGCAGGCCTCACCCTCCGCCTCGGCGAGCCTTCGGCGAGACGGGACCTTTACCGTAAGGAGGTTCTTGTGGATAACTTTTATCTTGTACTTTTTAAATGTTATATGTTTTACTGCGAGGCCATTGCGAGTCAATATTTTTAGTCAGGAGAAAGATATTAAAGAAAAAGCGCGAGGTTTATTTTTGCCTAAAATAAGCCGATTTTTTCCAAAAAAAATTTGAATTTTTACTATTTCCTTGGGCAGCAGCCGTTTTAGTAAAAATATTTGGAAGAAATACCGGATTTATGTTTTAAAATGTTGATAATTTGTGGTATAATTGTTAATAAGATTAGATGATAATAGTTTGATAAGATAAGAAAATAGCCGTTATTTTTTAAACAGGTAAAAGCAATCCCCATGCTTAATCAAAATAAAGAGGAATCCAAAAAATTAATTCCTCTGCGCCGTTTGGCTAAAGAGGCGCCGTACAAAGTTAACTACCTTTCTCTTTTGGTACAAAGAGGAAAATTAAAGGCGGAAAAAATCGGCCGGAATTATTTTACGACGCGGGAATGGTTTGAACAGTATTTGGAAATGCACGCCCGCGACGAGAAGGTGGAAAGAGCGGAAGGGGCGCAGGCAGAGAAATCCCCCCAACCCCCTTTAACGAAAGGGGGAGAAATCCCCCCAACCCCCTTTAACGAAAGGGGGAAAAATCCCCCCAACCCCCTTTGCCGAAAGGGGGTAAGAAAGAGAAGGGAGGAGTTGGACTTTTCAGTTTTGGAAAAAATTTCAGAAAAGGCGGGCGAGGAAGACGAATTTTTAAAAAGCTGGAGAGAAAAAATCGGAGAAGAAGAAGGTAAAAAAATAGAAAAGAAAGCGGGCGATAATTTTTTTAACCGTCTTTTCGGTTTAAGGAATTTTCCCGATTCCGCGGATAAATCAGAAAAATTGGTTTTTGGTTTTTCGCGGGCTAAGTTGGCAGCCATGCTTTTAGTTTTGCTGATGGCTGCTTTTTCTTTTTCCTATTTTGTTCCGGGCGCGGCCGCTTCTTTCACGAGCATGATAGACAAAACTTTGATCGCGCCGATTGAGGCGGCGCGAGCGGTCGCGGAATCAGCGGGCGAAGCGGCGAAAGCAGCGAGCCGGTTGGCGGCCGAGAGTTCGGTTTTTGAAAAGGCGAGCCAATACTCAAACAAGGCAAAACAAGAAATGAAAAAAGTTGCCGGGCCGGTCAAGGAAATGGCGGGCCGGCAAATAGCCGTCTTGGCCGATAAGATTGATGTTGTCCGGGAGGAGATTTACGAAAGAAAAATCCAGCCGGCTTTTTCGGGCGCTTATGAAGCCGGGCGCGGCCGCGTAGCCGGCATAAGCGAGTCCGCGGGGACTAATTTGATAATGGGAAAATTTTTAGATTCAATGAAAAAAGCGGGGCGGTCAGTATCTGATTTTTACGCCAAAGTTGTGGATTTTATGACTCCTGATTTTCTGAATAAGTATGCCGGCCAAGAAGAAGAGAAAAAATTAGCTGAAACTTCGGGTTGGCCGATTATTCCACTTCTGCCGGAAGAGGCGGTCGGAACGTTGGCGGAAGAAGAGAAACTTTCGGATGACTTATCGGATTTACCGCAGGGAGATTCGGGGCAGGCGGAAAAAATTGAAAAAAAAGCGGTTGCCCCAAAAACCGTTGTTGCTCCTCCCGTTTATATTACCGAAGAGGCTTCGGTTTCAGAGCCGCCGGCTCCGGCAATTGTCCAGACTCAACCCCAGATAACGATTTTGCAGGCCTCGGCCGACGGGACGACTGATGTCGGAGGCGATTTAACAGTAAAGGGCGCGGCTGTTTTTAACGAGAGCCTTACGGTTGACGATAATCTTACGGTCAAAGGCGTAATCTACGGAGGCAGTCCGGTAAAAATTGCCGGCGGATTAAAGGTTGGGGGCGATGCCGAATTTTCCGACAGCGTATCCATAACTTCCGCAATAAGCGCAGGCAGTTTAGAGGCCTCTTCGGCCGCTATCAGCGGCAACTTAACCGTCGGCAGTATGCTTTCCGCCAATTTTTTAAATGTGAGCGGCACTTTTTCCGCCCAGTATGCCCATTTTACCAGTTTAAGCGCCAGCAGTTTTCTTTCTGGCAACAGCGTTTCCGCGGGCGAAGGCGGCCTGTCCAGCTCCGGCGGCTTAACTGTGAGCAAAAACAGCTCGGGCGATATTGTTAATGTCGTTGACGGTTCGGCTGACGTCTTTACCATTAAAGACGGCGGCAATATCGGCATCGGCACGAATTCCCCGAGCCACAAATTAGATATCGACGGCAACTTGGGCCTGTCTGCCGGAGGGTATATTAATTGGGGGTCAACTGACGGAACTGGCGGCTATGGCCTGCGCGACAATTCCGGAACCCTGCAGTTTAAAAATTCCGGCGGAGCCTGGGGAGATATTCCTTCTGTAATTTGGAGCGTTTCCGGCGCGGACGCTTATTATACCGCCGGCAATGTCGGCATCGGCACCTCCACTCCTTATTCCAAACTCTCGGTCTGGGGCTTTGGGACAGGAACCAATCGCCTGTTTGAACTGACCAATTCCGCTTCTACCACTTTAGCCAGCTTTCTTGAAAATGGCACTGGCTATTTCTTGGGTAATATAGGTATCGGTACCACCTCACCCTACGCTAAATTATCCGTAGCCGGAAACATCGCGGTGGACGGAACAATTACGGCTTCTACTTTTACCGCCACGTCTTCAATCTCGGCTCCGTATTTTACCGCGACCGACGCTTCGGCCACTTCCACTTTCGCCGGAGGACTGACGGTAGACACCAGCGGTTTGGTTTATGACTGGCAAACAGGCAACGTCGGCATCGGCACAACTACTCCCGCTTATCTCTTAGACGTTGACGGAGATTTCAGAGTGGGGGTAGAGAGTAAAGCTAATACTTTTTACGTTGATACGGCTAATGAAAGAGTGGGGATTGGGACAGCTTCACCAATAGCTAAATTAACTGTAAAATCAGCAGGGTATATAAATACTGAAGGAATACGCCTTGAAGATGCGAGTGGCAATGGAATTGTTAATTTATATGAGAATACTGTAGGTTCCGGGTATATATCACTACGAAAATACGCCGTTGGCAATACAATCATTTTAAATGCAGCAGGAAATAGTTGGATTGATAATGGGGCAAATTTTGGCATAGGCACTTCTTCGCCTCAAGCGGTTTTAGAAGTTAACGGAGACTTTAGGGTAGGAGAAGGAGCTAATTTTAACGGACTTTTTGTGGATGCAACGCAGGGGAAAGTCGGTATCGGGACGGATAGTCCAGGGGCGAAGTTAGATATAATGACGACCAGTGGAAATATCCAAATGCGACTTGGTAGTAGTGGGTCTGCAACAACAAATTTTGATATTGGAAGAAATGCGAATGGCTACTTAGAATTTACTGGTAATCAAATTGGATATGCCAGTTATCGCTTTAATGCAAATGCGGCAAATCAAGGTTCGTTTGGTGCATATGACTTTCGGGATCAAGAGACAAGTAGGCTCTTTATATCAACCGCTGGCAACATCGGCATCGGGACGACTTCGCCAGCTTATCTCTTAGATGTTAACGGTGATATGAGGGTGGGAATCGCGGGCAAAGCTAATACTTTTTATGTTGATACGGCTAATGAGAGGGTGGGGATTGGGACTGATAGTCCAGGAGCTCTCCTTGATGTAAATGGTATTGCCAAAGTAACTAAATTATCAATAAATACATCTCAAAATCAAAATTATCTTATAGTCTCTGGAAATGCAAGCATAGGATATAATTATAGAGATGTTACAGCTCCACAAAATGGTTTAATAGTTGAAGGCAACGTCGGGATTGGAACAACAACGCCGGCTTATCTTTTAGACGTTGACGGGGATTTTAGAGTAGGGGTAGAGAGTAAAGATAATACTTTTTACGTTGATACGGCTAATGAAAGAGTGGGTATCGGGACGGCAAGTGCGGGGGCGAAGTTGGGCATAGTAGTTTCTGGAACAGATGCTGTTCACGACAATACAGATTTATTAACCACAGCAGATACTTCTGATGCTTTATATATTCAAAATGAGAATGCTGCTGCAAATTCAGTTGGATTGATTTTAAGAAATCGTGTAGCTGGTGCATCAACCTGGGGAATTTTTAATGAATGGCAAGATACGGATTATGGAGATTTGGTTTTTAGAGGACGCAGTGGCGGAGCAACCTCAAAAGAAGTAATGAGGCTAGAGGCAAACTCCGGCAACGTCGGCATCGGGACGACTTCGCCGATGTCTAAACTCTCGGTGACATCCAACTCCGGGTCGCAACTTACTTTAGCTTATGATGATACCAATTACGCGAATTTTACGGTCGGGTCTGACAGCCAATTAACAATCGCTCCGGCCAATAACGCGACTACGACGATTGGGGTCGGAGACGAAGCTTTACGAGTTGATTCTTCGGGAAATATCGGCGTAGGCACAACCACGCCTAAGTCAAAATTGTCAATTTTAGGCGGAGTGGATGTTAATCGCGGAGTAATTGTGCCGACCGGCAGTATTGATATCAGCGGTTCTTATTTAACAAACGGCGCTGATTATGCGGAATATTATTATTCTATAGATAATAATTTAGAGCCCGGAGAAGCGGTCTGCGTGGATATAGAAAGGGAAAACGCGGTTAAAAGATGCGAACGGGCGGCAGATGGCAATTTAATGGGTATAGTTTCCACCAAACCGGCGATTGTGGGTAATGGCGGACCGGGCAAAAACGGGATGGAAAAAAGTAAAGATAATCATTATGCCATTATTGGCATGCTGGGCCAGGTTCCGGCTCGGGTCACTACGGCGAACGGGCCAATCCGGCCGGGCGATTCTCTAACTTCTGCTTCTCGGCCGGGCTACGTTATGCGGGCAAGCGCCGGTGATCCGACGGTCGGGGTTGCATTAGAGGGCTTAGACACGAATGAAACGAACGACACGAATATAACGAATGAGATTGGGACGGGAGTGATTAATGTCCTGATTTCAAGAAGAAATAAGAGTCTGACCGTGGAAGAAATAGAGGAGAAAGTAACTGAACGAATCGCTAATATGGAAATAGAGGATGAAGTTAATATATTAATTGCTAATGCCATAAATAATTTAAATTTAGACGATGAGATCACAGAAGTCCTTGATCCGAAATTATTATTACTGGAAACCAGATTGACTGTTAAGAGCGATGATTTAGGGAGCAGAATTGTGAATATGGAAAAAACCGTGAGCGATATAATCAGTATGGTGGCGAATTTAGACGCGGTAATTAGGGCGCAGGGCTTAGGGCTTAGGGAAGAGATGAGCGTAATAACCGATAACCAAGAAACAATAGCCAAACAAATTTCAATAATCAATAGCCAATTAAACACGAATTTGACGAACCTGACGAATTTAACGAATGCATTTGCCGTGGACGAATATGGCAATATTAAATTAGGCAAGACCTCACCCCAACCCTCTCCTTCGCAAGGAGAGGGGGGGGTAGCCGTGGTGGAGATTGTTACCGCCACTACCACGGCCCAGACCGCGTTTGTGATTAATCAGTCCGGCTCCGGAGATGTGGCGGATTTCCGCGCTAATGACGTGAGTATTTTAAATATTGGCGTGAGCGGCAAAGTTTCCATTGTCGGCACTTTGGCGGTGGACGGCCGGATCATGGCTTGCTCCGGGTCATCTTGCGGTACGGCTTTAGATTTGGCGGTTGATGAAACCATGGGCGATATTGGGGTAGAAGGCAAAGTCGTGGCCGGAGCGTTTGAGGGTTATTGCGAAGAGGGTTTTGTCTGGGCGCCGGGCTCGGCGAAGTATGGGACAATGCCGGGATTCTGCGTGGCGGCTCGCATCGCTCGCCTGGCAGACACGAATGAAACGAATTTAACGAATATAACGAATGTGAATGGCCAGGTATGGAATAATATTTCGCAGGGTGAAGCAGGCCTTGCCTGCCAGAGTTTGGGCGCGGGCTACCATTTAATTTCCGAAAACGAGTGGCTTACCATGGCGGAGAATATAATAAACACAAAAGGGACGAAATTTAACGAAAAAAACGAATTAAGTGAGGCGGACGGCGTAAATGAATATGTGTTGTCTAATGATAATGTTGTATATATGAATATAGGAATCGGAGAATGGACCAATCAGACAATTACGAAAAAGGGAGCGCCGGAATTAAACACGAACGGAACGAACCTGAACGAATGGTACGAATACTTTGATGTTATAGATTTCAAAGGGTTGAATATCGCGCCGCCTTATTATTTGAATGACGCAGATAATAATATCGGGAAGATTAAGATTGGCTCAAATATTGATGTGTTGCGGGGTTTTGTCCGGGGAGCAGGCGGAATTTACAGCTTGGATTTGTCCAACGCGCCAACCGCGGTGAGCGAGAGTATTGGCTTTCGTTGCGCGCGCTAATGCGGACTGGAGCGGACTGACACGGACTCATGCGGACTCCGTTTAAATCCCTGCCTATAATTGGGTTTTAGTAATCAAGAGGAATGATTATTGGTTATAAATTAAAGGCGAAGATTGGTTATTTTTTTGAGAAGATCACCTTTTCTGTCATCCTCGGGCTTGACCCGAGGATCCAGGGTCAAGTGGCACGAATGATAAATATAATATGAACCCCGTTAGAAATTCAGCCAAAAATTATTATAAGCAAAGAAGTTATAATATTTCTAACCTCGTTAGAAATAAATTTCTAAGCGGGGCTAACGGGGCGAGGGAGGAGAGAAATTATTATGTCTACATTTTAGCCAGCAAAAGAAATGGTACATTATATATCGGAGTAACCAACAATTTATTAAATAGGAGTTTCCAGCACAGAATTAAAGAAAATAAAAATAGTTTTACCGCTAAGTACAATATAAACAGATTAGTCCACTGTGAAGTTTTTTCTGGCATTGGTGCCGCTATCGCCAGAGAAAAACAACTGAAAAAATGGAATCGAAAGTGGAAAATAGAATTAATTGAAAAAGAAAATCCTGCTTGGCGGGATTTATTTGATGATTTGTAGTTCATGCGGCTCATCCCTGGATTCCCTCCCCGTTTTCACGGGGACTAAAGGCCGCGGGAATGACAAGGGGAAGAAGGCGGGAATGACAAGGGGTCCCAGTATAGTTAGAGTTAAAGTAGTTTCAATTTATATTTCTATTAAGGTTATGATTAGTGTTTTAGGAAAAATTAAGGATAGGGGCAAGCTCTTTTTTAAAAAAATTAAAAAGGCGGGAAAAGCGTTAAAGAAAAAAGCGGAAAAATTATCCCGGAAGCGGATTATATTTATTATATTTTTTATTTTCTTTTTGCTGGCAGCCGGGGATTGGCTTACAAAAGGCGGGGCCGACACATTAAAAAAAGTAAAATTTACCGGAAACGATAAATTTTCCACCCGAACCTTTATTATTCATAAAGACCAAAAAAATCTTCAACCGGCCAGTTTGGAAGAATTAATTTTGGGGCCGCTATTCAGAGAGGGAGAGAGGCAAGCGACGATCGGGGAGAGATTGGGAATAAGAGGGAAAAGCCATTCGGTTTCTCCGGAAGAAGATTTGCAGTCGGTTATAAACGAGGCCGAAGATTATGACGCCATTTATCTAAGCAGGGGGGTTTATTCAGTTAACCTATTTATCAATAAAAAATTACGTCTGGTCGGACAGGGCGAGGCAACAATTTTAAAAGCGGCCAAGGAAAAAAGCGCGGTTATCAAGGTAAGGGACGCGGGATTAGGGCTGGAAAACATTGTGCTGGCCGATTCTTACGCCGGGATTGACGCCGCCAGCGCGGAAATTATTGTTTCCGATACCAGATTCAGAAATATTTCCGCCACCGCCATGTATGCCAAAGACAGCCAATTGGATTTTAAAAATAATGTTATTGACACTTGCGGCGAAGCCATAAAAGTTTTGCGCTCATCCGGCTCAATCAGAAATTCAGTCATAATTTCCAGCGCCAAGTCCGGAGTGAGACTTATAAAAAGCGATTTTATCATTGAATATAACAAGATTACTGATAACAAGAGCTACGGGATATATGTTGACGAGGATTCGGACGCAAAAATTCAGCATAATTATATAAAAGATAATGAGGGATATAATGTGAGGGTTCAGAAGACGAGAGATATTTATAAATAATTTTCAATTTTAAATTATCAATTTTCAATGAATTTTCAAGTAGTTAATTATCAAATTTTATGGCAGGAAAGTTTGATTTAGAAGAAAGAACGGCTAGATTTGCTGAAGAAATTATTGATTTCGTGAAAGAAATAAAAAAAGATGAGGTAAATTCAAGAATTATTGCTCAAGTAGTTGGTTCGGGCGGTTCCATAGGGGCTAATTATTGTGAGGCGACCGAAGGGGAAAGCAAAAAAGATTTCTTGCATAAAATTTGTATTTGTAAAAAGGAAATAAAAGAGACAAGGCATTGGTTAAGACTTTTAGCCAGAACTAATCCGGAGAAAAAAGAAAAAATTCGTTTGCTCTGGCAAGAGGCTCAATAATTGCTGTTGATTTTTTCAAAGATAATAAGGACAGGAAGAGGAGTTTCTTAATTGAAAATTTAGAAATTGATAATTTGATAATTGATTGAAAATTGATAATTGGTAATTGATAATTAGTTCGCTATGTTTGAAAAATTAAAAGAAAATGTAATAAAATATACCGTGGTTATTTTGGTTATAGTATTGTCTACCAGCCAACCGGTTTGGGCCGCGCCCGGTAATTCTTCCGATTATTCCTGGGCGGAGAAATTCGGTTATATCCAGTGGGCGGACGGCGCTAATTTTGAAGGCGCTTTGGTGGCTGATGATGGTCTTACCGGTTATCTCTGGAGCGAGAAAACCGGTTACATCAGTTTGAGCTGTTCCAACACTTCTTCCTGCGGCACGGTTGATTACGGGATTTCCAATGACGGAGACGGAAATTTGACCGGTTATGCTTGGAGCGAGAAATTGGGCTGGATAAGTTTTGACGATTCAAGCGTAAACAATTATTACCAAGTAACAATTGATGAGAATGGTAATTTTTCCGGTTATGCCTGGAGCGAAAAGGCCGGTTATATAAATATGGATGATGCCGGTGATTTATATAAAGTAACCACGACTTGGCTGCCGATCGGGCCGCCAACCGTAGTGACGGGCGGATTTTCGGAAATGGCGACTTCCTCCATTACGGTCATTATCGGCATTTCCGACACAGGCGGAGTCAACCCGACGGTCAGAGGAGTTAAATACGGTTTGACCGAGGCTGATACCTGGGATGCGCATGAAACCGGCGATTTTTCCACCGGCACCACGACCATAGAAATCACGGGTTTAA from Patescibacteria group bacterium carries:
- a CDS encoding GIY-YIG nuclease family protein, with translation MSNLVRNKFLSGANGAREERNYYVYILASKRNGTLYIGVTNNLLNRSFQHRIKENKNSFTAKYNINRLVHCEVFSGIGAAIAREKQLKKWNRKWKIELIEKENPAWRDLFDDL
- a CDS encoding right-handed parallel beta-helix repeat-containing protein, producing MISVLGKIKDRGKLFFKKIKKAGKALKKKAEKLSRKRIIFIIFFIFFLLAAGDWLTKGGADTLKKVKFTGNDKFSTRTFIIHKDQKNLQPASLEELILGPLFREGERQATIGERLGIRGKSHSVSPEEDLQSVINEAEDYDAIYLSRGVYSVNLFINKKLRLVGQGEATILKAAKEKSAVIKVRDAGLGLENIVLADSYAGIDAASAEIIVSDTRFRNISATAMYAKDSQLDFKNNVIDTCGEAIKVLRSSGSIRNSVIISSAKSGVRLIKSDFIIEYNKITDNKSYGIYVDEDSDAKIQHNYIKDNEGYNVRVQKTRDIYK
- a CDS encoding four helix bundle protein, with the protein product MAGKFDLEERTARFAEEIIDFVKEIKKDEVNSRIIAQVVGSGGSIGANYCEATEGESKKDFLHKICICKKEIKETRHWLRLLARTNPEKKEKIRLLWQEAQ